CACCCTGTATAAGAGCCTGATTCCCTCTGATGGCAATTTTTGCATGGGACAACTTTTCAATCAGTTTGATATTCCCGTCGTGTTCGCCGAGCAAAAGCTTCAAATCGTGATTGTTATCGAAACCTATTGTCTCACTTGCCGTTGATCCAGGACCATTCATGGGTGCGATGTTTTGAATCTCCTTATGGAAAATAGTGATAAAACTTTTCGTTTCATGGTTTTGCCTTTAATTTTACAATGAGATGATGTGACTTGCAATTTTTCTTATCATGATCCTGAAAGCCTATAAAAGGAAAAGGCCGCGACCCCTTCGAAGAGCCAGCTTTCATCCGGAGGATGGCTGATCTGCTTTTTTCAGTTGATCGTGCTTTAGGTGGTCGTCAGCTTCTCCCCGATTCCCGAATAAAAAAACCGCCTCATTACAATAAGGCGGCTTGATAAAAAAGGCTGGGAGATATCAAGGTTTAACCAGCATGACCGTGGATTTTGACCCTTTGAGAACATTTCTGGAGACGCTGCCCATAAGTTGTTTCAGGATGCCCGTTTTCCCGTGTGAAGCGATGACAATCAGGTCGATCTTCTTGGCTTTCTCTTCGGCCAGTATGACCTCGGAAGGGTTTCCCGTCTTGACATCATAGGAAACATCGATTTTCTTCGATTTGACAATGGTGTCCGTCTCTCCTTTTAGCTTCTCTTTGGATGCCTTGAGGCTATCTTTTTCCAGTTGTTTGACAACCTCCCCGCTAAGGCAATAATCTGCCGCGCATTGTTGCACATGTTCGGCAATGACGTGGAGCAGGTAAATTTTCGAACCATGTTGTTCGGCGATATCAACCGCTTTCTTTAATGCTGCATCTGAAAATTTCGAAAAATCTGTCGGGACGAGAATCTTTTTTGGTGCGAACATAATGTACTCTCCTTTCAAAATTTCCATTAATTTTATAGGATTTAAAACAGGCTGTCAATTTTTTATATGTAAATCCCGCTTTCCACCATTGAGGATTTCGTTCTCCGGCAACTGTTCGAACATGTTTTGTGTCATTTCGATGGTGTGCCGCCTGTAAACCACTTCAACAAGAAATTTTGAGGGGATTTCTGACGAATGGGTTGATTTATATGGATTCTCTTTATATAGACGGATACTTAAACCGGTGTAAAAAAATTAACATGGGTGACAAAACGGATCTTTCGGGGCGGCAAAAAAGTGTTAAAAAAAACGGGCAAATGGATAAAGAGGGGTGCGGCCATCTTGTGTGCCGGGTTTTTGGCCAGCATCCTTGTGTATTTTTTTTATCCTGATGTTACCAGACTAAAAATGCAAAATCCGAAGACCACGGCTTTCATGGAACAGCGAAAGGGAGAATGGGAAGAGAAGGGCAGGAAAATCAAAATCAAGCATAGGTGGGTCCCTTTAAGCCGTGTATCCCCCTATGTTACCAAAGCCGTCATCATCGCCGAGGACGATAAATTTTGGTCTCATGAGGGTTTTGATTTCGAGGCGATTCAGAAGGCTATCGAGAAAGATTTGAAGAAAAAAAGGTTCAAGGCGGGGGGGAGTACGATCAGCCAGCAACTCTCGAAGAATCTCTATCTGTCACCATCCAAAAACCCTGTTCGAAAGATAAAGGAAGCGATACTGACCTGGCGCCTTGAAAAAGCCCTTTCGAAAAGAAGAATTATTGAATTGTATGTCAATTTGGTCGAGTGGGGAGAGGGAATTTTCGGTATAGAGGCGGCATCACAACACTATTTCAAAAAGAGCGCCGTTTCCCTGTCGGCCTATGAAGCGGCACGCCTCGCGGCCGTGCTGCCAAATCCCCGTCGTTTCAACGCCGCAGGAGATTCTCGTTACGTTCAAAAAAAGGCGGATCTGATTTACCGAATCATGATCAGGCGGGGGATTGTGATTCCCGAATATGACGAGATTATGAGCCAACCCGATGACATGATTACGGAAGAATCCGAGGGCATGGAAGATGGTATTGAAACCGATGATATCAATACAGAGGAAAATCCCGAGATGCCGGAGGAGGGCGACGAGTCCGGGTCAAATGAGCGTGTAGAGCCTTCCGTCGTGCCGGATCTTTCGGAGATGGCCGATCCCTCCCCAATTTAGACATCCGATGCTGGGCTAGGGGTGCGGATAAGCGCTTTTCCCATTGCATCCAGCATTTCCAGGGGTGGGCGATCACAGAAGATACCGGATTTCCCTTCGTTCTCTGGCGCCATCCCGCGGAGGAAACAGTAGTAAATTCCGCCGAAATGTTCATCATAATCGTATTTCGGAATGCGAAGAGCCAGATATCGGTGCAGGACCAGGGCGTAAAGGTGATACTGAATGAAATAAAACCCTTCGTCCATCACCTTCCACAGTCGGTCGCGGGAGTAGTTCTGTGGCCGGTTACCGAGATAGTTCGACTTCCAGTCCAGAAGATAAAAGCGCCCGTTGTACCGGAAAATCAAATCGATGAAGCCTTTTAAATAACCCTCGAGAGGGCTGAATTGAAGCCGTTCCAAGCAGCGGAGGCGGGGGCCCTCTGACAGCGCTGACTCGGGCATGGCCGCTCCCTTGTGGAAGAGGTCGGCAAGACCATTGCTGGAGATTGGTTTCAGGGGAAAATAAAATTCCACTTCGTTTCTCCTGTCTTCGGGTCGTATTCGTGACAGGGTCAGATGATCGTGGCCACCATTGAAAAGGGGGAATGGCGCTGTTGTGACCTTTTCGCTCATATCCTGTAAAACCGTCAGCCATTTCAGGTCATAACCGTATCGGCCGAGTGTTTTTTCGATGATTTCCTGCGTAAGGGCGGAGTTGTTTCCCCTGTAATCGATTTTCTCAAGGATTTCGTGAAGGAGGATACCCGAACGTGTCCCGCCGGGAAAACCGTAGAAGTCAAGTTGCGCCGAGTCGGATGGCGATTTAACCGGAGACTCCTCCTCCGGCTCGGGTTTCATTTCCCATTGTGAAATGAAGTCATCGTCAATTCGACTGAGGCGGTCTTCACGGGTTGATGTCAGGAGCGTGTAGCTCGCCACACGCCAGGTTGTATCGATTTTCCCCATGAATCGGCGGCAGAAGAACGGGTCCCTTACCGCCTCAGGGTAACGGGGTTTTTCCCGAATTTCCGGAAGGGCCTGGCTCTCGATGGCGTCAGGTGCCAAAGCGACGATGGATTGAATATCCCGTCGAAAATCCCCATGACTCAAATTGCGAAAGCGTTCCTGGACGGCCCTGACCAAATCACCTTCTTCGAGGTCGGGGGGTTGATGAAAAAGATACACGGGCGCAGACCGTTGAAGGTAGGACATGCGTCCCCAGATAAAATAGACACGATGCCGTGCCCGGCTGAGGGCGACATAGAGAAGTCGAATGTCTTCCGCCAGGCATTCTTCCTCGTGGAGACGACGATGTTCTGTAAATTTCTCTGAGCCGAAATCAAGAATCGGCGCGAAGGATCGATCCGGATCGTGGTACAGGAGGTAGTCTTCCTTTTTCCTGCCGCCACCGCTGCCCCAGGAAAAAGGGCAGAAGACGATCGGATATTCCAGACCTTTGCTTTTGTGAATGGTGACCACCTGTACCACCTTTGCGTCCCGGTCGAGGCGTAATTCGTATTCTTCCGGTTGTGTGTCCGTCGTTTGGATCTGGTCATCAAGCCATTTGATCAGGCCGTGCATCGTCAAGTGTTCAGACCTTTCAGCCTGGTGGAGGAGCTCTCCGATATGAAGCAGGTTGGTCAGGCGGCGTTCCCCGTCCACTTTTTTTAAAATTTTAGAGGGAAGATGTTCGTTGTCGAGAAAGGATCGGAACATCCGGATGAAACCAAGGATATCCCACAAGGCGTGAAAACGGTGAAACCGGCGCAGAATTTCTTCCCAGGCGAATTCGTCAAGGGACAGATTATGAATATCGTTGCCGGTCATCCCTATAATATCCGTGACCAGGGCGGCGCGGAGTAAAAACGGGTTAGCCGGTTCCGCGAGCGCACAGAGAATTCGTCGGACGTCTTCCGCCTCCGAGGTGTGAAAAACACTGTTTGGCGAGGATATGACATGGGGTATGTTCAAATCGATCAGGGCGTTACGCATGATCGTCACTTCCCCGTTTGTCCGGACGAGAATTGCTATATCCGCGGCTTCGACGGGTTTTTCACCGATCAGTGCCCGTCCTTCCCGCCCCAAGCGGAGGAGGCGGGCAATTTCAGAAGCGACGGCGGCAGCAACACGGGGATATTGTTTTGTTTTGGCTAAACCCTTTTGGCCTTGCCTATCTTTCGGCAATACCTCATTTGGATTCGCTTCCGATTCTTCCGGAATGATCCACCAATGAAACGGCGTTTCTCTGTGCCCGTCGATAGTCAGCGTAGCCCGATCGGGCCTTCCAGCCGCCGAGACGGGAAAATAACGGATTTCCTTGTTGAGAAACGGGTTTCGCGGGGTGCCGAACAGGACATTCAGCGCCGACAGGAGATCCGGCTCGGAGCGCCAGTTCTCTTTCAAGGTATAGACATGGTCCATAGATCGGGCAGCCTCAATATAGGCAAAGATGTCCGCTCCTCGAAAGGCGTAGATTGCCTGCTTCGGGTCACCGATGACGAAAACGGGTCTTCGTTCCTCCAGTTCATTTTCGAGAAAAAGAGCTTTGAAAATCGCATACTGAACGGGATCCGTGTCCTGAAATTCATCGATCAGGACAGCCTGAAACCGGGTGCGGATTTTCCCGGCGAGACGGAGTCCCTTTTCGCTATGGAGTGCGCCGTGAAGGTCATTCAGCAGGTCATCATACGTAAGAACATTTACGCTTTTTTTCCTCAGAGATAATTCCATCTGTCCCTGGCGGACAATTTTCCTGCTCAAACAATGCAAGTGGACGTCGAACAATTGCGAGAGCGAAGCGACGTGATCCAGAAGTTGTTCCACTAGGTCGAAGAAGGGGTGTTCCGGTGGAGGATACCCTTTCCTGGTGTTTGCCTCAATTTTCTTGGTGCTGACTTTTTCTAGGTCGGGGGGCAAGATAAAACCTTGTTTTTTCTGCCTGAAAAACGCGTCAAGACTGCCCAGGATCTTATCCGTTTTTTTACCGAATACTGTGGCTTTGAGCCCTGGCTGACCCAGAAGTTTCGCGACGGTTGCCTTTTCCTTCTCCCAAAGCTGACTTGTTTGTCTCAGGAGGCTATGGAAGCGTCCGATTTCCGATTCCAGAAGAGCCGTATCGGGCTGGGGGAATTCGGGGATAATGGTTGCCGTTGCATGGAGGCCAACCTCTTTCAATAGGGCAAGATAATGGTCGGGGCTCATCTTTTTTTCAAGGCAGTAGGCTACGAATTCTGGCGCTGCCGTGTAGAAGTGCCTCCGCCAGAAGTCCCGGGCGAATTCCCGTTTAACGGCATCTTCATCGGGTAGCAGGTCCATTTCGAATAGCGACCCGCTCTCGAAGGCATATTCCCGGAGCATGCGATGGCAGAAACCATGGATGGTATGGATGGCCGCCTCATCGAAATCCCGAATGGCCGCCCTCAGGAGACGGCGCGCTGTATCTTCCCGTCCCGACAGAAGTATTTTGTGGATGAGGCCGGCGACGAAGGTATCTTGACTTTCCCGGGCTAGAAGGTCTCGTTCCGTTAAAACGAGGAGACGACGAATACGGTCCCGTAATTCATCCGTTGCGGCAATGGTATAGGTCACGACAAGAATATCGCGGACCGTGAGCTCCTTTTCCAGGATGAGACGAACGAACAGTCCCACGATATTATAGGTCTTTCCCGTTCCCGCACTGGCTTCGATGAGATTGGAACCCTCAAGGGGCGTGTTGAGAAGGTCGAAAACTTTCATAGATCATCCGGGGAAAGGCCGGCTGGCGAAGATTGCATTATAGGCTTAGTTGGAGTGAATCCGTAACGCCCAGGGCATCGTAAATCTTAAGCGTCGCTTTTGACTGGTTCAGCGTATAAAAATGAACCCCCTGGACACCGCTATCAATCAAATCCCGGATCTGTTCCGTAGCCCAGTGGATACCCACATTTTCTACGTACTTGTCATCCTGAGCCCGGTAGACCGCCTTCAGGAGACGGGCAGGGATTCTCGCTCCCGCGGCGAGTTCCGCCATACGCAGCATGCTTTTGCTGGAAGTGATCGGCATGATCCCCGCGACAATGGGAATGTGAATATGGGCCAGGGCACAGCGTTCGCAGAAATCATAAAAGTCTCTGTTATCGAAGAAAAGTTGTGTACAGATGTAATCGGCGCCGGCATCCACTTTTTCTTTTAGATAGTCCATTTCTTTGAGCCGGTTCGGTGTTTCCGGATGGCCTTCGGGGTAACCGGCGACGCCGATTCCGAAGGCGGGGAAATGCTTCTTGATGAAAGCAACCAGTTCCACAGCGCGGCCGAAACCGCCGGCACACCTTTCAAAACAGTCCTGTCCCGCCGGAGGGTCACCCCGGAGGGCCATGATATTCATGATCCCCGTATCATGATAGCGCGTTAGTATTTCTAGTATTTCGTCCTGGTTGGATCCCACACAGGTGAGGTGCGATGCGACGGTCAGGTTCGTTTCCTGGCTGATTCGCAATACCAGGTCATGGGTCAGTTCCCGGGTCGATCCTCCGGCACCATAGGTGACGCTGACGTAGGAGGGTTTCAGCGGAATGAGATCGCGGACGGTCTGGTAAAGACGTTCCGCACCCCGGCGATCTTTAGGCGGGAAAAATTCAAAGCTGAAACTTATTCTCTGGCTGCGGAGAATATGGGATATGTGCATATTGACGATCCTTTTGACGAAAACGCCCTCTTCTTTTCGCACAACGACCGGGCAAGGTCAAGTTTGAATCTCCGGCGATACATCCGGGGGAGGTTGATCAGCTGGACGAAAACGATCGACTAAATCTTCATTTGCAGGTGAAATGATTTTCGCCGCATCACCGGATGATAGGATTGTTTCGACTGGGCCAGACCATCCAGGCCCATGTCACATTCCTTGTTGATGAGTTCATAGCCCGCAAACAGTTGTTTGGCACATTCACGATCCAGATAAGGATAAAGCCCCACAATATCAGGAAAAGCTTTCTCAAAAGTCAGATTGGCCATGTTTTCCGACAGGGGCGTGCGAATGGCGAAAGCACTCACGACACCATCGATGCGCACCAAAAGCCCCTCCACCTCCAGTTCATCAAAATGATTGAGCATATTGACAGCCGCCTGTTTCTCGCAGGCAAGACTCTCGTTTTCAGCCATGCTGCAGATGTAATAGCGGCACCAGGCTTCGATGAAAGCCACGCATTCCCCGGCATTTTGTGCTGTGATCGCTTCCAGAGTATGTCGATCCCCGTTATTATTGAGAAAGCGGGTAATCCAGTTACGCTTGTTGGCGTAGCGGTTGCCTTTCAGCAGGGCAAGGTCCGTTGTCTTATAAATATAATCTTCATATGCCCTTTGCTCGGTACAGATAAAATAGTGGGATAATTCCTTGAGGCCGTGTTGCAGGACATATTCTTCCGGGACATAATGAAATGTCGAAAATCCAAGCTCTCGGGCGATACGGCAGAGCACTTTGGGTGAAGCGTCCCAACCTGGTGCAATTGGTAGAATCAAGTGGTTTTCTTCCGGTCGGGGCGTACAGAAGGCGCCGATTAGGAGAATCTGATCCCGCACTTGAAAGACCGGTCTGTAGATTTCGTTGCTCCAGGCGATTAAGGAGGGTAGCGAATAGACCGACAACAGATGGGGCTGTCCTTCAAAAAAGGGTTTCAATC
This Deltaproteobacteria bacterium DNA region includes the following protein-coding sequences:
- a CDS encoding universal stress protein → MFAPKKILVPTDFSKFSDAALKKAVDIAEQHGSKIYLLHVIAEHVQQCAADYCLSGEVVKQLEKDSLKASKEKLKGETDTIVKSKKIDVSYDVKTGNPSEVILAEEKAKKIDLIVIASHGKTGILKQLMGSVSRNVLKGSKSTVMLVKP
- the mtgA gene encoding monofunctional biosynthetic peptidoglycan transglycosylase, whose translation is MKRGAAILCAGFLASILVYFFYPDVTRLKMQNPKTTAFMEQRKGEWEEKGRKIKIKHRWVPLSRVSPYVTKAVIIAEDDKFWSHEGFDFEAIQKAIEKDLKKKRFKAGGSTISQQLSKNLYLSPSKNPVRKIKEAILTWRLEKALSKRRIIELYVNLVEWGEGIFGIEAASQHYFKKSAVSLSAYEAARLAAVLPNPRRFNAAGDSRYVQKKADLIYRIMIRRGIVIPEYDEIMSQPDDMITEESEGMEDGIETDDINTEENPEMPEEGDESGSNERVEPSVVPDLSEMADPSPI
- the recB gene encoding exodeoxyribonuclease V subunit beta, which encodes MKVFDLLNTPLEGSNLIEASAGTGKTYNIVGLFVRLILEKELTVRDILVVTYTIAATDELRDRIRRLLVLTERDLLARESQDTFVAGLIHKILLSGREDTARRLLRAAIRDFDEAAIHTIHGFCHRMLREYAFESGSLFEMDLLPDEDAVKREFARDFWRRHFYTAAPEFVAYCLEKKMSPDHYLALLKEVGLHATATIIPEFPQPDTALLESEIGRFHSLLRQTSQLWEKEKATVAKLLGQPGLKATVFGKKTDKILGSLDAFFRQKKQGFILPPDLEKVSTKKIEANTRKGYPPPEHPFFDLVEQLLDHVASLSQLFDVHLHCLSRKIVRQGQMELSLRKKSVNVLTYDDLLNDLHGALHSEKGLRLAGKIRTRFQAVLIDEFQDTDPVQYAIFKALFLENELEERRPVFVIGDPKQAIYAFRGADIFAYIEAARSMDHVYTLKENWRSEPDLLSALNVLFGTPRNPFLNKEIRYFPVSAAGRPDRATLTIDGHRETPFHWWIIPEESEANPNEVLPKDRQGQKGLAKTKQYPRVAAAVASEIARLLRLGREGRALIGEKPVEAADIAILVRTNGEVTIMRNALIDLNIPHVISSPNSVFHTSEAEDVRRILCALAEPANPFLLRAALVTDIIGMTGNDIHNLSLDEFAWEEILRRFHRFHALWDILGFIRMFRSFLDNEHLPSKILKKVDGERRLTNLLHIGELLHQAERSEHLTMHGLIKWLDDQIQTTDTQPEEYELRLDRDAKVVQVVTIHKSKGLEYPIVFCPFSWGSGGGRKKEDYLLYHDPDRSFAPILDFGSEKFTEHRRLHEEECLAEDIRLLYVALSRARHRVYFIWGRMSYLQRSAPVYLFHQPPDLEEGDLVRAVQERFRNLSHGDFRRDIQSIVALAPDAIESQALPEIREKPRYPEAVRDPFFCRRFMGKIDTTWRVASYTLLTSTREDRLSRIDDDFISQWEMKPEPEEESPVKSPSDSAQLDFYGFPGGTRSGILLHEILEKIDYRGNNSALTQEIIEKTLGRYGYDLKWLTVLQDMSEKVTTAPFPLFNGGHDHLTLSRIRPEDRRNEVEFYFPLKPISSNGLADLFHKGAAMPESALSEGPRLRCLERLQFSPLEGYLKGFIDLIFRYNGRFYLLDWKSNYLGNRPQNYSRDRLWKVMDEGFYFIQYHLYALVLHRYLALRIPKYDYDEHFGGIYYCFLRGMAPENEGKSGIFCDRPPLEMLDAMGKALIRTPSPASDV
- the metF gene encoding methylenetetrahydrofolate reductase [NAD(P)H] codes for the protein MHISHILRSQRISFSFEFFPPKDRRGAERLYQTVRDLIPLKPSYVSVTYGAGGSTRELTHDLVLRISQETNLTVASHLTCVGSNQDEILEILTRYHDTGIMNIMALRGDPPAGQDCFERCAGGFGRAVELVAFIKKHFPAFGIGVAGYPEGHPETPNRLKEMDYLKEKVDAGADYICTQLFFDNRDFYDFCERCALAHIHIPIVAGIMPITSSKSMLRMAELAAGARIPARLLKAVYRAQDDKYVENVGIHWATEQIRDLIDSGVQGVHFYTLNQSKATLKIYDALGVTDSLQLSL
- a CDS encoding DUF2156 domain-containing protein, which translates into the protein MTMQTLTPADYPRLKPFFEGQPHLLSVYSLPSLIAWSNEIYRPVFQVRDQILLIGAFCTPRPEENHLILPIAPGWDASPKVLCRIARELGFSTFHYVPEEYVLQHGLKELSHYFICTEQRAYEDYIYKTTDLALLKGNRYANKRNWITRFLNNNGDRHTLEAITAQNAGECVAFIEAWCRYYICSMAENESLACEKQAAVNMLNHFDELEVEGLLVRIDGVVSAFAIRTPLSENMANLTFEKAFPDIVGLYPYLDRECAKQLFAGYELINKECDMGLDGLAQSKQSYHPVMRRKSFHLQMKI